In one Chelmon rostratus isolate fCheRos1 chromosome 7, fCheRos1.pri, whole genome shotgun sequence genomic region, the following are encoded:
- the rinl gene encoding ras and Rab interactor 2 isoform X1, whose amino-acid sequence MFASRAVHSSVNGTTAIPWRSSRRRLSLLEQLRGCEEAWCPGAPWDREGAHAAICGTPAGSFLVVRDSATSQPGLLCVSAGGDDEAVLDYVIKSTDTVFQLSESRLSFSDLAQLVLFYSLTRDVLAVCLSIPRWIYSVTEKNKDRLSQLEPKTWLCTPPDQQTDEMTHREPTTVMCSIQLTSTNGALCIINPLYLHEHGDDWLTHRTTSAQRAVQPSNYRRERRLSTTRTWAGAGLQNKRAISLDQEPSAAHVESSGLIRAKSADSPHCPQTPSTPDAPAGVVLRRPSRDAASSPSYRGSTGSLPPSTPSTPGSGNSTVFELQQHGSPVPQSPHRVSWIEDGVWLPPPRPSSFLQPPSLELDSLSISSIEEEQESQTPSPTPHHPSTHRLADKVIHRLSAVGQALGGLVCQKKRLTNRVQEMSERKGGAFAEAVKGFVEMTVRSGADPGGVTGSEFLQEVRSSLTSLRETLLDCQEIQTLLDSITDLNDSEIDSLVELSIHKVALKPISAHLYSCIHTSRTDDGSFKRLQNNLRVLEKKGMEELGGSAGVGVPDSITLERIQQRWTSVHAAYSPNKKVQILLKVCKTIYHSMSANASSGTVFGADDFLPCLTWVLLRSDVVTLQLDTDYMMELLDPTQLQGEGGYYLTTLYASLYYISSFQPRLAARQLSVEAQKSLNQWHRRRTLHCNQSRRSKHRRTIRRQGCREKIVQSSETGAGGEGTSGKESDSVNIDEQQTESTTEALQQEETSRGRGAEDESQMSTPASDCTQQDVIRSKQEAGEEDHRGL is encoded by the exons ATGTTTGCATCCAGGGCGGTTCACAGTTCAGTTAACGGGACCACAGCCATcccgtggaggagcagcaggaggagactgTCGCTCCTGGAGCAGCTGCGGGGCTGTGAGGAGGCCTGGTGCCCCGGGGCACCCTGGGATAGAGAGGGGGCCCACGCTGCAATCTGTGGAACACCTGCTGGG AGTTTCCTGGTTGTTCGCGACTCTGCGACGTCTCAGCCcggcctgctgtgtgtgtccgCTGGAGGAGACGATGAAGCAGTTCTTGACTATGTCATCAAAAGCACAGACACAG TCTTCCAACTGTCTGAGTCTcgtctgtctttctctgactTGGCTCAGCTCGTGCTCTTCTACTCTCTGACCAG GGACGTGTTGGCGGTTTGTCTTTCCATTCCCCGCTGGATCTACAGTGTAACTGAGAAGAACAAAGATCGCCTCTCACAGCTGGAACCCA AAACCTGGCTCTGCACACCACCTGACCAACAGACTGATGAAATGACCCACAGGGAGCCAACCACTGTAATGTGCTCCATACAG CTGACTTCCACCAACGGGGCCCTGTGTATCATCAACCCCCTCTACCTCCACGAACATGGAGATGACTGGCTGACCCACAGGACGACCTCTGCACAGCGCGCCGTGCAGCCATCAAATTACAGACGAGAGCGACGCCTCAGCACCACCAGAACGTGGGCAGGGGCAGGGCTCCAGAATAAACGAGCCATCTCGTTGGACCAGGAACCCTCTGCTGCACATGTGGAGAGTTCTG GTCTAATAAGAGCGAAGTCCGCTGATTCACCACACTGCCCCCAAACCCCGTCAACGCCAGATGCCCCAGCAGGAGTGGTTCTCAGGAGGCCCAGCAGAGATGCTGCCTCCAGCCCGTCTTACAGAGGGAGCACGGGAAGCCTTCCTCCATCTACTCCCTCTACCCCTGGAAGTGGAAATAGCACAGTGTtcgagctgcagcagcatggcaGCCCCGTGCCTCAGTCTCCTCACAGGGTGTCCTGGATCGAAGATGGGGTCTGGCTGCCCCCGCCAAggccttcctcttttctccagcCGCCGTCGCTGGAGCTCGACTCGCTGTCAATCAGCAGTatagaggaagagcaggagtCCCAGACGCCAAGCCCCACCCCTCACCACCCGTCTACGCACCGGCTGGCTGACAAGGTCATACATCGGCTCTCAGCGGTGGGTCAGGCGCTCGGCGGGTTGGTGTGTCAGAAGAAGAGACTGACCAATCGTGTGCAGGAGATGAGCGAGAGGAAAGGTGGGGCGTTTGCAGAGGCTGTGAAAGGATTTGTGGAGATGACGGTGAGGAGTGGGGCTGATCCTGGCGGGGTCACAGGGTCAGAGTTCTTACAGGAAGTGAGGTCATCGCTCACATCACTGCGGGAGACACTGTTGGACTGTCAAGAAATCCAGACATTGTTGGACAGCATTACTGACTTAAATGACTCAGAGATCG ACTCCTTGGTAGAACTTTCCATCCACAAGGTGGCTCTGAAGCCCATCTCTGCACACCTTTACTCCTGCATCCATACCTCCCGGACCGATGACGGCAGCTTCAAGCGTCTCCAGAACAACCTGCGTGTGCTGGAAAAGAAGGGGATGGAGGAGCTAGGCGGATCGGCTGGAGTTGGAGTTCCTGACTCCATCACCCTGGAGCGGATCCAGCAGAGGTGGACTAGTGTGCATGCGGCCTATTCCCCGAACAAGAAGGTCCAGATCCTGCTCAAAGTCTGCAAGACCATCTACCACAGCATGAGTGCTAATGCTAGCTCAG gtaCAGTGTTTGGAGCAGATGATTTCCTGCCCTGCCTGACGTGGGTGCTGCTCCGTAGTGACGTGGTCACCTTGCAGCTGGACACAGACTACATGATGGAGCTACTGGACCCCACACAGCTACAGGGAGAGG GTGGCTACTACCTTACAACTCTATACGCCTCTCTTTACTACATCAGCAGCTTCCAGCCACGACTGGCAGCCCGTCAGCTCAGTGTCGAAGCCCAAAAATCTCTTAACCAATGGCATCGCAGGCGTACCCTGCACTGCAACCAATCACGCCGCAGCAAGCATCGACGGACCATTCGCAGGCAGGGTTGTCGAGAGAAGATCGTGCAGAGCTCTGAGACAGGAGCCGGAGGTGAAGGGACCAGCGGGAAAGAATCGGACTCGGTTAATATTgatgagcagcagacagaaagcaccacagaggctctgcagcaggaggagacaagTAGAGGACGAGGAGCTGAGGACGAGTCACAGATGTCCACTCCTGCATCAGACTGTACTCAACAAGATGTAATAAGGAGCAAACAAGAAGCGGGAGAAGAGGACCATAGAGGATTGTAA
- the rinl gene encoding ras and Rab interactor 2 isoform X2: MAVHSSVNGTTAIPWRSSRRRLSLLEQLRGCEEAWCPGAPWDREGAHAAICGTPAGSFLVVRDSATSQPGLLCVSAGGDDEAVLDYVIKSTDTVFQLSESRLSFSDLAQLVLFYSLTRDVLAVCLSIPRWIYSVTEKNKDRLSQLEPKTWLCTPPDQQTDEMTHREPTTVMCSIQLTSTNGALCIINPLYLHEHGDDWLTHRTTSAQRAVQPSNYRRERRLSTTRTWAGAGLQNKRAISLDQEPSAAHVESSGLIRAKSADSPHCPQTPSTPDAPAGVVLRRPSRDAASSPSYRGSTGSLPPSTPSTPGSGNSTVFELQQHGSPVPQSPHRVSWIEDGVWLPPPRPSSFLQPPSLELDSLSISSIEEEQESQTPSPTPHHPSTHRLADKVIHRLSAVGQALGGLVCQKKRLTNRVQEMSERKGGAFAEAVKGFVEMTVRSGADPGGVTGSEFLQEVRSSLTSLRETLLDCQEIQTLLDSITDLNDSEIDSLVELSIHKVALKPISAHLYSCIHTSRTDDGSFKRLQNNLRVLEKKGMEELGGSAGVGVPDSITLERIQQRWTSVHAAYSPNKKVQILLKVCKTIYHSMSANASSGTVFGADDFLPCLTWVLLRSDVVTLQLDTDYMMELLDPTQLQGEGGYYLTTLYASLYYISSFQPRLAARQLSVEAQKSLNQWHRRRTLHCNQSRRSKHRRTIRRQGCREKIVQSSETGAGGEGTSGKESDSVNIDEQQTESTTEALQQEETSRGRGAEDESQMSTPASDCTQQDVIRSKQEAGEEDHRGL; the protein is encoded by the exons AT GGCGGTTCACAGTTCAGTTAACGGGACCACAGCCATcccgtggaggagcagcaggaggagactgTCGCTCCTGGAGCAGCTGCGGGGCTGTGAGGAGGCCTGGTGCCCCGGGGCACCCTGGGATAGAGAGGGGGCCCACGCTGCAATCTGTGGAACACCTGCTGGG AGTTTCCTGGTTGTTCGCGACTCTGCGACGTCTCAGCCcggcctgctgtgtgtgtccgCTGGAGGAGACGATGAAGCAGTTCTTGACTATGTCATCAAAAGCACAGACACAG TCTTCCAACTGTCTGAGTCTcgtctgtctttctctgactTGGCTCAGCTCGTGCTCTTCTACTCTCTGACCAG GGACGTGTTGGCGGTTTGTCTTTCCATTCCCCGCTGGATCTACAGTGTAACTGAGAAGAACAAAGATCGCCTCTCACAGCTGGAACCCA AAACCTGGCTCTGCACACCACCTGACCAACAGACTGATGAAATGACCCACAGGGAGCCAACCACTGTAATGTGCTCCATACAG CTGACTTCCACCAACGGGGCCCTGTGTATCATCAACCCCCTCTACCTCCACGAACATGGAGATGACTGGCTGACCCACAGGACGACCTCTGCACAGCGCGCCGTGCAGCCATCAAATTACAGACGAGAGCGACGCCTCAGCACCACCAGAACGTGGGCAGGGGCAGGGCTCCAGAATAAACGAGCCATCTCGTTGGACCAGGAACCCTCTGCTGCACATGTGGAGAGTTCTG GTCTAATAAGAGCGAAGTCCGCTGATTCACCACACTGCCCCCAAACCCCGTCAACGCCAGATGCCCCAGCAGGAGTGGTTCTCAGGAGGCCCAGCAGAGATGCTGCCTCCAGCCCGTCTTACAGAGGGAGCACGGGAAGCCTTCCTCCATCTACTCCCTCTACCCCTGGAAGTGGAAATAGCACAGTGTtcgagctgcagcagcatggcaGCCCCGTGCCTCAGTCTCCTCACAGGGTGTCCTGGATCGAAGATGGGGTCTGGCTGCCCCCGCCAAggccttcctcttttctccagcCGCCGTCGCTGGAGCTCGACTCGCTGTCAATCAGCAGTatagaggaagagcaggagtCCCAGACGCCAAGCCCCACCCCTCACCACCCGTCTACGCACCGGCTGGCTGACAAGGTCATACATCGGCTCTCAGCGGTGGGTCAGGCGCTCGGCGGGTTGGTGTGTCAGAAGAAGAGACTGACCAATCGTGTGCAGGAGATGAGCGAGAGGAAAGGTGGGGCGTTTGCAGAGGCTGTGAAAGGATTTGTGGAGATGACGGTGAGGAGTGGGGCTGATCCTGGCGGGGTCACAGGGTCAGAGTTCTTACAGGAAGTGAGGTCATCGCTCACATCACTGCGGGAGACACTGTTGGACTGTCAAGAAATCCAGACATTGTTGGACAGCATTACTGACTTAAATGACTCAGAGATCG ACTCCTTGGTAGAACTTTCCATCCACAAGGTGGCTCTGAAGCCCATCTCTGCACACCTTTACTCCTGCATCCATACCTCCCGGACCGATGACGGCAGCTTCAAGCGTCTCCAGAACAACCTGCGTGTGCTGGAAAAGAAGGGGATGGAGGAGCTAGGCGGATCGGCTGGAGTTGGAGTTCCTGACTCCATCACCCTGGAGCGGATCCAGCAGAGGTGGACTAGTGTGCATGCGGCCTATTCCCCGAACAAGAAGGTCCAGATCCTGCTCAAAGTCTGCAAGACCATCTACCACAGCATGAGTGCTAATGCTAGCTCAG gtaCAGTGTTTGGAGCAGATGATTTCCTGCCCTGCCTGACGTGGGTGCTGCTCCGTAGTGACGTGGTCACCTTGCAGCTGGACACAGACTACATGATGGAGCTACTGGACCCCACACAGCTACAGGGAGAGG GTGGCTACTACCTTACAACTCTATACGCCTCTCTTTACTACATCAGCAGCTTCCAGCCACGACTGGCAGCCCGTCAGCTCAGTGTCGAAGCCCAAAAATCTCTTAACCAATGGCATCGCAGGCGTACCCTGCACTGCAACCAATCACGCCGCAGCAAGCATCGACGGACCATTCGCAGGCAGGGTTGTCGAGAGAAGATCGTGCAGAGCTCTGAGACAGGAGCCGGAGGTGAAGGGACCAGCGGGAAAGAATCGGACTCGGTTAATATTgatgagcagcagacagaaagcaccacagaggctctgcagcaggaggagacaagTAGAGGACGAGGAGCTGAGGACGAGTCACAGATGTCCACTCCTGCATCAGACTGTACTCAACAAGATGTAATAAGGAGCAAACAAGAAGCGGGAGAAGAGGACCATAGAGGATTGTAA
- the sirt2 gene encoding NAD-dependent protein deacetylase sirtuin-2, producing the protein MSDASEHPKKEEEEVTPEPEEQSDDSSEEEAAGDSQMDFLRNLFSSTLGLGSADKVLDELTLDGVAQYIKSGKCKNILCMVGAGISTSAGIPDFRSPGTGLYANLQKYNLPYPEAIFQIDYFKKHPEPFFALAKELYPGQFKPTICHYFMKLLKDKGLLRRCYSQNIDTLERVAGLEGDDLIEAHGTFYTSHCVSFCCRKEYNLEWMKDKIFSDDIPRCDKCSSLVKPDIVFFGENLPVRFFTSMKMDFPRCDLLIIMGTSLQVQPFAGLVSRVSKSCPRLLINMEKAGQADPLFGLLGFGGGMDFDSDKAYRDVAHISTCDDGCLALADLLGWKAELEELVKREHARIDSQDKASEKGGAAAKASSASVAPEPKKEE; encoded by the exons TGGACTTCCTGCGAAACCTCTTCTCCAGCACCCTGGGCCTCGGCTCAGCAGACAAAGTTCTGGATGAGCTGACTCTGGATGGAGTGGCACAGTACATAAAGAGCGGAAAAT GTAAAAACATCCTCTGCATGGTTGGAGCAGGAATATCCACAT CGGCCGGGATCCCTGATTTCCGCTCGCCAGGAACTGGCCTGTATGCAAACCTGCAGAAATATAACCTGCCTTACCCAGAGGCCATCTTCCAAATCGATTACTTTAAG AAACATCCAGAGCCTTTCTTCGCCTTAGCCAAGGAGCTTTATCCAGGACAGTTTAAG CCGACAATCTGTCATTACTTcatgaagctgctgaaggacaAGGGGCTCCTGAGACGCTGCTACTCGCAG AATATTGACACTCTGGAGCGCGTGGCCGGCCTCGAGGGAGACGATCTAATTGAAGCTCATGGAACGTTCTACACGTCCCACTGTGTCAGCTTCTGTTGCCGCAAGGAGTACAACCTGGAGTGGATGAaag ATAAAATCTTTTCTGATGACATTCCCCGATGTGACAAGTGCAGCAGTTTGGTCAAGCCAG ACATCGTCTTCTTTGGAGAGAATCTACCTGTCCGGTTCTTCACTTCAATGAAAATG GACTTTCCTCGCTGTGATCTTCTCATTATCATGGGGACGTCTCTACAGGTCCAGCCATTTGCAGGACTAGTCAGCAG GGTTTCGAAAAGTTGCCCTAGACTTCTCATTAACATGGAGAAGGCAGGACAG gCTGATCCTCTGTTTGGGTTGCTGGGTTTTGGAGGAGGGATGGACTTTGACTCAGACAAGGCATACAG AGACGTAGCTCACATCAGTACATGTGATGACGGCTGTTTGGCTCTAGCTGACCTGCTGGGATGGAAG GCGGAGCTGGAAGAGTTGGTGAAGCGGGAGCACGCCAGGATTGACAGCCAGGACAAGGCCAGTGAGAaaggaggagctgcagccaaGGCCAGCTCTGCATCGGTGGCACCAGAGCCCAAAAAGGAGGAGTAA